The Mycolicibacterium flavescens genomic interval TGGTCGAGTCCGGGGAGCTCGCTGGTGTGGCGGACATGTCCGATCTGACCGATCGCCGCAACGGGCTGCGCATCGTCGTCACCGCCAAACGCGGCCACAGCGCCGAGCAGATCCGCGATCAGCTGCTGGCGCTGACCCCGCTGGAGTCGACCTTCGCCGCCAGCCTCGTCGCCCTCGATGAGAACCGCGTTCCGCGGTGGTGGTCGGTGCGCGAGTTGATCAAAGCCTTTCTCTCGCTGCGTGATTCGGTGGTGTTGCACCGCAGTGAGTACCGGCTGGAGAAGGTAACGGCGCGACGTCATCTGGTGGCCGGGCTGATGACCATCCACCTCGACATCGACGCGGCCGTGGCGGTGATCCGCGCCTCCGAAACCGTCGACGAAGCCCGACAGGGTCTGCAGGACCGGTTCAAGATCGATGCCGTTCAGGCTGACTACGTACTGGCGTTGCAATTGCGCCGCCTGACCAAGCTCGACGTCATCGAGCTGCGGGCCGAGGCCGAGAAGCTGGATGCGGAGTTCGCCGAACTCACTGAGCTGGTGTCGAATCCGGATGCGCGTCGGAAGGTGATCGACAACGAACTGGTGGAGACGGCGAAGCTGTTCAAGGGTCCTGAGTTCGATCGTCGCACCGTACTCGACTTCGACGCCACACCGGTCACGTCCGGCGGAGGCGACGACGGACCTCGCGAACGCAAGCTGAACGCCTCCTGGCGCCTCGACGACCGCGGCGTGTTCTCCGACAGCCACGGCGAGTTGCTCACCTCAGGGCTGGGTTGGGCAGTGTGGACCGACGGCCGGGTGAAATTCACCGCCGGTGGGGGTCTGCCGTACAAGGTTCGCGACATCCCCGTCGCCCCGGATATCACCGGGCTGGTGCGCTCGGGTGTGCTGCCGGACGGTTACCACCTGGCGTTGGTGACCCGACGAGGAAAAGTCCTGCGCATCGACCCAACGGCGGTCAACCCTCAGGGCGTTGCCGGCAACGGTGTGGCCGGGGTGAAGTTGGCGGGTGACGACGACGAGGTCATCGCCGCGCTGCCCGTCTCGTGCGCCAACGGTGAGGCCATCCTGTCGTTGGCCGAAAAGAGTTGGAAGGTCACCGAAGTCGCCGATATTCCGGTGAAGGGCCGCGGGGGCGCCGGCGTCGGGTTCCATCCGTTCGTCAAGGGTGAGAGCGCGCTGCTTGCGGCGTCGATCTCGGCAACGGGGTTCGTGCGCGGAAAGAGGGCGGTCCGAGCCGAGAATCGGGCCAAGGCGTCCATCAAGGGCTCGGGTCTGGATGTGACCCCGGCCGGATAGCCGAGGGTCACTTTCCGTTGCGTGAGCTGCGCGACGTGTTTCGCGCGGCCGTGGCTCGGCAGACCAATGCCACCAGGGAGTCGATCTCCTGGGATGTCAGCGCTCGTCCCTCGAAGAGCGAGACCGACACGGCCGGTGCCAGCATCATGTGCAGCACCATCGCCGGATCCACGTCAGCGCTCACCTCGCCGCGACCAACGCCCCGCTCGATCATCGCGAGCCATTGCGAGCGATCGTTTCGGAACCAGCCCATCATCGCGTCGTTCAACGACGGATACCGCCCCGAGATCACCGTGGCCATGATGGCGCGCTCCACGGGGTCGGCTGCGAGCGAGGTGAGCTCGGCGATCAGGGACCGGACATCGCTCTCCCATGCCCCGGTGTCCGGTGCGTCGGTGCGATGACGGGTGTGGAACACGAGGGCGTCGTCCAGCAGTGCGGCCGAGGTGGGCCACCACCGATAAATGGTTCCTCTGTTCACCCCCGACCGTGCCGCTACCTCCGCGATCGGAAGCTCCACCTTGCCCTCGGTCAGCAGCTCCAGACATGCGCGCAGCACTGATTCGCGCACGCGCTCGCTGCGTCCGCCGGGGCGGACCCGTTGCCTACCTGCGGGATTCGCGCGCTTGCGGTGCGTTGGCGAACTCACGGTCCTCAACCCCCGATAACCTTAAATAAACAATCTGTTGCTATTATGCCTGCTGTCCATCGTCGATGTGTTTGGAGGAATGCTGCACATGTCACGAATAGCGGTGCGCCGCGCAGACGTCGCGTGCCGCTGTGCCCGACGCCTCGGAAGGAGCGGCGTTGAGCTCTGATGCCGGATTGAAGATCTCCATGGGTCTGCCGACACTCTTCCCGCACGGGCGCGAGACGGAGCTCGCCTGGTATCGCAAGATCGACGAAGGCCCGTGGTACGGACTCGTCACCTACGAACGGCTCGTGTACCCGCACAGCTGGTCGGTCGTACCGCAGCTTGCCGCCGCAGCGGCGATGACGGAGCGCGTGCGGTTGTGGACCGACGTCGTCGCATTGCCCCTGCGAAATCCGGTCCTGTTCGCCAAGGACCTGGCGACCGTAGACGTCCTGTCGAACGGGCGCCTGACGCTGGGGGTCGGCATCGGCGCGTGGGATGAGGATTACCTCGCGGTCGACAGCCCGCTCGAGCGAAAGCGGCAACGCATGGACAGCGCGGTCGCGGCGATGCGCAGCGTGTGGGCCCAGAAGCCCCCCGTCGAGGGACACTTCCCAGTCGGCCCCGCGCCCATCCAGAACGGCGGTATCCCGCTCGTCGCCGGTGTGATCGGCCCGAAGGCACTCGCTCGAGCCGCGCAATGGGCTGTCGGGGTGACCGACCCGGCTCACTCACTGCATTTCGACGCCGAAGCGTTGGCCGCGCAGCGCGAGCGTGTCATTCAGGCGTGGCAGGCCGCGGGCAGGACGGATCGGCCACACTTCTCCGCGCCGGTGTGGTTCGCGCTCGGCCCTGACCCGGAGCACCAACTCCAGGAGCACGTGAAGGACTTCTGGGAGCAAGAGGTCGGCTCCATCGGAGACGACGCCTCCACATACTTGACGGCTCCAGGCGCAGGGACGTTCAACTGCGGAGCGTCCGGACTGCTCGCCGCCGTCAACGGCGCACGAGAGGCGGGGCTCGACGAGCTCAGGCTCATCCCGTCCACCACCGACCCCGAGGAAATCGACCGGGCACGCGATGTGCTTGGGATCTGATCCGGCCGCGCGTTCGACGGGACATGTCAAGAATCCGGGCTGGCCGGTAACGGCGGAGCATCGAATTTGACACTGCCCCTGCGTGCCTCCCGAATCACAGGCGTCTCATAGTTAACATCACGCCGTGCAGGTATCCCGGCGTGACGCACTGCGCTACGCCGCCACGGTGTCCGCACTGGCCGGACTCGGTGCGGCATCAGCGGGCACGCACGCGCCGAGGGCCGAGGCCGCCCGCCCCACGCTGATCGACTATGCGATGCGCCAGATTCCGGCGCAGGACATCCGGGCCGCCGGCCACTCCGGCGTCATCAACTACGTGTCGACCTCACGACCCGGATCCTCATTCGGCGCCAAGCCGATCACCCTGCCTTACGCCAAGACGCTGGCCGCGGCCGGTTTGGTGATCGTCAGCAACTACCAGTACGGCAAACCGGGCGGGACCGCGCCATCGGACTTCACCCGCGGCTACGCCGGTGGCGTCGCCGACGCGAAAACCGGTTGGAACCTGCACACCGCCGCCGGTGGCGGACGCACCGCGCCGATCTTCTTCAGCGTCGACGACGACATCGACCGCCAGACCTGGAACGACCTGGCGCTGCCGTGGTTCCGCGGCATCAACTCGGTCATCGGTGTGCAGCGCACCGGCATCTACGCCGGTATCCGCCCGTGCCAGTGGGCCGCCGCCGACGGAGTCATCGGCAGATCGGGCTCCGCCGGCCACGTCTGGGCCTGGCAGACCAGGTCCTGGTCCAACGGACAGCTTTACCCCGCCGCGGTTCTCTACCAACGCATCATCGACACGGCCTCGAACCCCGGACCGGTGGTCGGCGGTATCCGCGTCGACGTCAACGACGTGCTGGCCCAGGACTGCGGCCAGTGGAACCTGCACCCGTGACCGATGGCGGTCAGCGGCGTGGTGTCGTGGTGACGTGCACGTGGTCGTAGTGGCCGTAGCCTGAGCCCGCCGGACCGCTCGGCGTGTAATACGTGCCGCGCCAGATCACGTCCTGTAACCCGAATCGGCTCGAGTTGCTCAACATGAAGTCGCGGATCGCGTCGCCGAGCGCGATGCCCTCGGCGCTCTCGGGGTTGGGGATCATGATGTCGATCGCCAAGCCGCTCGGATGCCACGGCTTGGAGTCGGGCCGAACGCCGTCGATGTCGGCGATCTGGGGGAATCTTGCGCTGATGGCGCGGGCGGCGAGGACGGTGTTGACCTGTAGGCCCGCCTCGTTCGCGACTCCGGCGGGCAGCGCCTCCGGGACGTCGACGCGGGCAGCCGCCAGAGCTTGAGCAGGGTCCACGGGAGGCTGGCCGGGCATCGCGAGGATCGCCGGGTCCGGCGGGGCGGGTGCGGCGGGCGGCGGAGGTGGTGGTGCTGCTGGCGGGACGGCGTTGTCGATGACCGCTTGCTGCTGCGGTGTCAACGCTGCGTACTGCGCCTCCGCGGCGGCGATCTTGCGCAGGAGGTCGTTCCATTTGGTCTGCAGGTCCGCGCGCACCGCGGCGGCCTGCTCGGTGGCGGCGCGGGCGTCGGCGGCCGACTTCTCGGACGCCTGTGCGGCCGACCCCGCGCGCTCGCGCGCCGCATGAAACGCCTTCATCTCGTCGGCCAGCGTGGCGCCGACCACACGCTGCAGCGACAGCTTGTCGAGCAACTGCTGCGGCGAAGACGCGGTCAGCAGCGCGGCAGCCTGACCGTTGCGGCCACTCATGTAGTCCATCGCCGCGATGCGGTCGACCGCCGCCTGGTAGGGCGCCAGTTGGGCGTTCGCGGTGGCGAGGGCGTCGAGGTCGGCGCGGTGGCGGTCCTCGGCGGCTTTCTGGTCAGCCAGTTTGGAGTCGACGTCGCGTTGGGCGGCGGTGACGGCCTCGCGCGTTTGCAGCGCCTGAGCCGACAACTCGTTGAGCTTGGCCAGCGCGTCGTCCGCCGGGTCCGCATTGACGGCGCCGATCGAGGCGACCAGCACGAGAACTGCGGTTGCAGCACCGCACACCGTTCGTCGGAGTGAGTGGCGCATGCCGGTCACGCGGATTGTCACGATCCTTTGGATTGCAGGGACCAGCACTTGGGCCGGCCACGTGTGTCTCGGACAGGTTAGAAACTGGCGTCGACAATGTCTACTCGGCCGTCAGTGTGAGTCCTTCCCGCCGACTTCCGACTCGCGACTGGGGTTCCCCGGCGGGCTCATCGATCCCTCGGTGTTGGGCGCGATCGCCCGAGCCGGGATGCCCCTTCAACCGTCGTTCCCGGTATGCCGTCGTCGGCAGGCCCGCGGAGTGCACCTTCCCAACGCAATAGATGCCGCGGGTGTGGAGATGCCTCGACTTTGCTGATCGTGTTTATACAGCGTGGGAGGGGGCATGGGGTTCACCATGGGTCACGCCCCAACTCAACGTCCGGCGATGGCTTTCTGAACAACACCTGGAGAAACGCCTGATGTGCTCGAGGGCAGGTTCCCGAGACAGCCGGTGCCCGATCGCACCGGCGGCTACTGACCCTGCTAGCCAGAAGCCAACCATGCAGGCCCGAGAACCGGAGCACACGAGATGAACGTCCGAAAGATTCTGCTTCTTGTAGCCACCTGCCTGGCCGCCACACTCCTCTTGGCACCGGGTGCCGCAGCAGTACCACGCCCGACGATCCCCGGAGCCGATGCCGCCATCGCCAAGGCCGAAAGCCTCCTCGGGACAGACCAATTCGGTCAGTATGGGTGTGAAGCTCTGGTGGCTCACGCATTCGGGGTACCGCAAGAGCGATACGGTTGGGACGGCGCTTCTGAGACCATGTACCAAACGCTTCTCGAACAGGGAAAAATCCATACCGACCCGAACCCCCCGCGTGGGGCACTCGTCTTCAGCGTGGGATCCATCGGCCCACATATCGACATTGCGCGCGGGGACGGGACCTACATATCCGGCGGTGTTCAGGGTCTCTCACCGGGATACGGAGACGTGCACAACATCCAAATCCTGCCCAGCCCGAATGTGGCAAGCGACTGGACCTACCGGGGCTGGAGTCTGGGCTACCCGGAGTAAGCCAGGCTTCTGGGAACAGGATGCCGTGCGATCGGGACGATGAATCGCTCAATCGTCGAGAATCGCGACGGCCCGTGTCCACCCGGCCGACGCAGCGTGCACCTTCACCGGGAAACAGCTGATCTGAAATCCGCTGTCCGGAAGCGACTCCAGATTGTGGAGCTTCTCCAGATGGCAGTACCCGATCTCGCGTCCCGCGCGGTGCCCCTCCCAGATGATCGAGGGATCCCGCTCACGGGAATACCGTTGTGCCGTGTAGACAAACGGCGCATCCCAGCTCCAGGCGTCGGTGCCGGTCAGGCGCACACCTCGCTCCAACAACCACAACGTCGCCTCACGACCCATGCCGCAGCCGGACGAGACGTAATCCGCCTGGCCGTAGCGGGCTCCGGCCGCGGTATTGACCACAACGATGTCGAGAGGCTGTAGCTGGTGGCCGATGCGATCGAGTTCGTCTGCTACGTCAGCGGCGGTGACCACGTAGCCCGCTTCGATGTGCCGGAAGTCAAGCTTTACCGCTGGTTGCAAACACCATTCGAGCGGAACCTGGTCAATGGTGATCGCCGGCGCGCCACCGTCCATCGTTGACGCGTAGTGGTAGGGAGCATCGAGATGGGTGCCGTTGTGGGTGGTGATCCGGACCCGTTCGATCGCCCAGCCCTCGCGATCGGGTAGGTCATCGACCATCGCGCCAGGGAAGAACGCGACGACCTCAGCCGCCGTGTCGGCGTGGCTGTAATAGTCGATCTCCGGAAGATGTCCCGGCGGATCAGATGCGATCCCCGCCTGTAGGGGCACCGAGATATCCACGAATCTACGCATCTGGTTCTCTCCCAATCACTTCTGTCGATCACCGTCTGTCACGCGACGTTGCTTCGGCGACAATTCTCAATCCGGTGCGCTGCCGATGAACTCGACACCGGCGCGAATCGCGGGACGATGCCTCAAGATCCGGAAATGCGCCAGCCGGCCGAGGCCCTTGGTGGTCAGCAAGCGTGCACCCGGCCATGCCGCGACGATCTTTTCGCTTGTCACATAGGGAGTCTCGGGGTCGTCGGGGTCGTGGATGAGCAGCATCGGCGGATAGTCGGTTCGGCCGGCAATCCGGACCATGTTGGTGTCCTCCAGCGGCATCCCGATCCGGCGTTCAAGACGTCGATGTAGGCCGGCGCGTATCCGTCGGCCGAAGCCGTGGCGCGCGGCGAACAGATCCAGATAGATCGGGAACTCGCCCATCGGCGCGAGAAACACCAACCGCCCGACCGTCGTGCCCCATGCCGCCGCGAGTGCGGTCGCGTTGGCCCCGAGGGAGTGGGCGACAACCGCGCGGGCAGGCCCGTGTGTCTCGATCATGGCTGCAACCGCTTCTGCACATTCAATGGCGGTGGTGCGACCGGGTGCGAGCGCGCCCGCATCGGACTCGTTGTGGCTGGGCAGGTCGAATGCGATGACACGATGTCCGGACTCGACGAGAGGTTTGACGAACATGCCGAGGTGGTGGCGGCGCCCGCCCCACCCGTGCACCAGATAAACCGGTGGCCCATCGCCCCAGGCCTCGCCCACGATCCGGTGTCCGCTCCAGTGTGCTTCCAATGGTTGACCGGGCGGGACACCGGGCGGCATACGGAGGCTGGACTCGATGACCGGTGGCGTGCACCACAACTCGGTCGCCCACCGCGCCCCGATTGCTGGCGCGACTCGCTCCAGCAGCCAGAAGATCCGGCGCACCCGGGTGGCGACCGGGGGTTGCACACCGGAACCCTTCACATCGAGAACGGTCGGGCTTGGGGCACCGCCGCCACTTGAAGCAATGGTGTTCACCTTGGGCGCTCTGATGTGCGGGGCACCACCGCAGTCTTCAGAAGTAGCTCGACCTCGGCGAGCGGGCGGGCGGTTTGTCGGGTCCGGCACACGTCGAGGTTAGCGAGACGATGCAGCCGGGCGACATCTCTTTGTCCAACGGCGTGGCCGGGCGGTGACGAGAAAAGGCCGTTGGGACGATGCCGAACAGCTTGACCACCGATGCTCGGGGAGAAGATTGCTCGGCAGGCTCGCGGCTGACCGCCCTGTCAGACCCTTGGAGGACGCTGAACTCACAACAGTTAGCGCCATCAGCGAAAGGAGTTCTGCCGTGTGCTGGCAGTGCGACCACCCCGAGGCCACCCGGGCCGACTATCACGATGTACTCCGGCGGACGATTCTCGAGCACGGCTGGGCCGTGCAGTTTGTCGAGAGCGACCGGAACCCGTTCGCCTACACCGTAGGACTGCATTCAGCCGGTCTGCCCGAACTGCTGGTGACCGGTGTTTCACCCGAATGGGCGGTGAGGCTCCTCAACACCGTTGCCAACTACCTGATCCGGGAGCGGGTCCCGGCTCCCGGCGACACGATGCAACTACCGGACGGCTGGCAGGCCGAGTTCGTTGCGGTCGCGCAGCCGGACGCGCATTTGAATCTAGCGGTGGAGTTGTACGGCCCCGAGGTGCGCGCGCTGCAGCTCGTGTGGCGAGACGATGCTGGACATTCGGCCTGGTGCCCGGACTTCAACAAGGGCGGCTGCCGACAACCGGTGCTCGGCGTTCGCGGTCCGCACCCTTAGCGGCGTGCTTCATCGTGGCCGTCACAGCCGAGTCGAGACTGCCGTCATCCTGTCGCGCTACGGAACCAGCACCAGCCTGATGGGATCGCCGTCTTTGGTCTCGAGCTGGCGCACCGCCTCGTGAGCGTGTTCCAGCGGCAACACGGCAGAGACCGAGTCGCGCAGATCCAAGCGACCCCAGTGAACCAACCGGACAAGCTGTTCGACGTCCGCCGGTAGGTATCCGTAGTGCCCGAGTATGCGCTGCTGGTGCACGATCAGGGCCACACTGTTCTCGACGGTGAAGGGGTTGCCGCTGAGGCCGGCGATCGTCAGCCGACCGCCAGGACTGAGGAGCGGCAAGATCTGCTCATCGATGCCGGGAAACCCCGCGAAGTTGAACGCCGTGTCGACGCCCCGGTTTCCGAGGAATGCGTGGAGTTCCTCGACGAAGGTCGGTTGCGTCGGATCGAATGCCGCGTCGGCCCCGCGCCGAAGTGCGTTCTCCCGCGGCCCCGGCAGCGGATCGACGGCGATGATGGGTGCAGCCCCACTCATCCGCAGGATCTGAATGGCGTGGATACCGAGACCCCCGACACCCAAAACAACCGCAGCCTCACCGGGTTTGACTTTGGCGGTGTGCTGGATGGCGGCCCACGGAGTCGAAACGGCGTCGGGGATGATGCAGGCTTGCTCGAACGGCAAGCTGTCCGGTATCGCCACGAGGACCCCGTGAGGAACGACGACGTACTCCGCCCATCCGCCGTCGTAGTCGACGCCCATCGTGTCGACACCCCACGGCTTTGCGACGAGGGCCTGCAGAGCGACTCGATCTCCCTCAGTCCACCCTTCGACGCCGCCTCCCACCGCGTCGACCGTCCCGGCGACCTCGTGTCCCAGGGTGCGTTCGGCGTCCCCGTTCCTCAGCGGACGGACCAGCCCTCTGATGAGGTGGACATCCGAAAGGCAGACGCCCGCGGCGTTGACCTTGACTCGAACCTCGCCGTGCCCGGGGCTGGGCACCGCAACATCCTGAACGTGGAATTCCCCAGTGCCGAAGTTCATTCGGCCGGCCTTCATCGTCGGCATGCGCGCTCCTTCCTATGGCAGAACCGACGCCTTCGGCGCCACGGACCGTCCCGCACGGATCGCGGTCTGCCTGCCGTCGCTTGTGATCAAAACAACTTTGTGACACTATGTCAATTATTGTTGACTGACCGTCTACAGCCGCGCGTGGCGGCCCGGACTCTAACCAACCGGAGGGTTCGCCCCGGCCCTTCAGAGGAGCAGACCAGATGCATGCTTGGCAATTCGATTCCCCCGCAACAGGTCTTGAGTGCGTCGAATATCAGGCACCCGCACTCGGGCCCGGCCAAGTTCTCATCGACGTCGAAGCTGCCGGCATGTGTCAGTCCGACGTACACATCATCAACGGACACGGTAATGCGTGGTTGCGCAAGCGCCCCATCATCCTCGGACATGAGGTCGCGGGCACCGTCCGCACGCCCGGTCCAGGAGTCACCGACCTCGCCGTGGGCGAACGCGTCGCAGTCGCATTGATCGCCCACCCAATCGAGTTGGCCGACTTCGCCAACGGCATCGGACTCGGATTCGACGGGGGTTACGCACCGCAAGCGGTCGTACCCCGTGCCACTCTCGTTGCGATCCCCGAAGGTGTGCCTTTCACGCTTGCCGCGGTGGCCACCGATTCGATCGCCACCGCCTATCACGCGGTCGTCGCAGAATCCGGTACCGGCCCCGGATCGACCCTCGTGGTCGTCGGTGTCGGTGGACTAGGACTCAACGCAGTGCAGATCGCGAAACATCGCGGAACCACCGTCTACGGCGTCGACATCGATCCCGGCGCCCTGGAGACGGCACGTGCACACGGTGCCGCAGATTGTTTCCCCGACATCAGCGATGTCCCCGACGCGGTCGATGCCGTGATCGACTTCGCGGGTATGGGGACCACGACCGCCGATGCGCTGGCAGCAGTGAAGCCGGGCGGTCGCGTGGTCGTCGTCGGCCTCGGCTCTCCGGAAGCGACGATTCCGACCCATCTGCTCGTCACCCACAACATCTCGCTTCGCGGTTCACTCGGTGCGAGTCTCGAGGATCTCGAGGCCGTTCTCGGTCTCATCGCCGCAGGCGAACTCACTCCCGTAATCGAAGAGGTTCCGTTCGCTGATGTCCCTGTTGCCTTGAAACGGCTCGAAGCGGGGCAGGTTCGAGGGCGCCTCGTGACGCGTCCTCGCGTCTGACCTACGCAGCCTCGAGGGGCTTGCGACTAGAATGGGGCACTATGCCGGACCGAATAACCGGGGTGGACAGGGAAGATGTTGTCCTGCTTGGTGATCGGCGACTACCAAGTAAGGGCGAGCGCCAGCGCCGTGCCATTCTCGACTGTCTGCCCGGCTTGCTGGCAACTCGTCCGATCACCGAGCTGACCGTCGGCGAGATCGCCGCGGCAGCCCGAGTCCAGCGCTCAGGCTTCTACTTCTACTTCGAGTCCAAGTACGCGGCACTGGCGGTGATCACCTCCGAGATCTGGTCGGAACTGATGGACAGGGCCCGGTTCTTCAGCCGATCGGATGACGAGTCCGCCGCCGACTTCATCGGCCGCACTGCGGATATCGCGCTGGAATTGTGGCGCGACCACGAGGGCGTCCTCATGGCCTCAGTGCAGGCGATCCCACTCGACGAACAGCTGGCCGACCTGTGGCAGGACTGGATCCTGCGACTTGCCGACGGCATCGCCGGCCAGGTGCTCGAAGATCAAAAGCAAGGTCTCGCACATCCAGTCTCTTCCGACGTGCCGACGCTCACCTCGACCTTGCTGGAAATGACCATGCACATCTTCTACGTGAATCGGCTGCGGCAGCAGGACCAACGTCAGACCGCGAAAGTGCGCGAGATGGTGCGGTCGATCTGGCTCGCATCCGCATGGGGCATCACAGAGCCGCAGGGCGATTCACCGGCCAGCCGGCCGGCACCGCGTCGGCGGCGGCGCTGACCTTCGTCGGCGCCGCAACCGGTGCAGTGCGTACTGTCGTCAGAACCTGATCAAGCCGCGAAGGTTGCGCCCGTCCTTGAGATCCTCATAGCCCTGGTTGACGTCGTCGAGGGTGTACTGGCGGGTGACGAGTTCGTCGAGCTTCAGCAGGCCGGACTGATACAAGTCGAGCATCCGGAAGATGTCATGCCGCGGGTTGGAAGAGCCGAACAGGCAACCGCGCACCTGCTTTTCGTAGAGCGTGAGGTCGAAGAGCGACATGTCTACGCTGGTATCCGTCGGGTGCGGGATTGCGGTCATGACCACCCGGCCTCGTTTACCGACCAGGCTCAGCCCCTGCCCGACGTGGACTCCTTCTGCGTTGTCGGTGGTCACCACACACACATCAGCCATCCGCCCACGGGTCAGGTCCGTGACGATGGCTTGGGCTTCTTCGACATCAGCAGCGGCGTGGGTGGCACCGAATTCCGTGGCTAGTTCACGTTTGTACGCGACCGGGTCCAGCGCCACGATGTGCCGCGCGCCGGCGATACGGGCGCCCTGGACTGCATTCATGCCGAGGCCGCCGACGCCCATCACGACCACCGTGTCACCGTCCTGGGTCTCTCCGGTGCGCACCGCGGCACCATAGCCGGTGGTCACGCCGCAGCCCACCAGGGCGGCCTTGTCGAGTGGAATGTCCTTGTCCACCTTGACGACTGACGCCGCCGGCACCACCGTGTACTCCGAGAACGTGCCCAGCACGCACATCTGCCCGAGTCCCTGGCCGCGAGCATGGAACCGGTGGGTGCCATCGAGTTGGGGGCCGAGCACAATCGCTGCACCCAACTCGCAGAGGTTGCTCATACCGCGGGCACATTCGCGGCATCGCCCACATGCGGGGATGAAGCTCAGCACCACGTGATCGCCGACCTCGATCTCGCCGACACCGGGCCCCACCTCCACGACGACACCGGCGCCTTCGTGGCCGCCCACCGCGGGCAGCTGCATCGGCATGTCGCCGGTCACCAGGTGGTCGTCGGAGTGACACAGTCCGCTGGCCACCAACTTCACCAGGACTTCGCGCTCCTTCGGGCCGTCGAGTTCGACCTCTTCGATCTCCCACTTCTGGTTCAGGCCCCACAGCACAGCGGCTTTCGTTTTCATTGAGTCTCCTCCTGTGATTTCAGTTGACGTCCGAGCTTCGGCCTGGCACCGGGAATGCGCCCTGCGCGCCATCCACGGGCCCGGCGAAGTCGAGCACGGTCCGCGCGACGAGGCGGGTGTCGTCATACATCGGTACGTGCCCCACGTCGGGCAACGTGACGAAATGCGCGTCGGGCAACACCTCTGGAAATCGCGCGCCGTAGGGCTCGTAGGGAATCAGTGCGTCGCGTTCGGACCACGCGATCTGCACCGGA includes:
- the gyrA_2 gene encoding DNA gyrase/topoisomerase IV subunit A, which produces MTATLDIPEQNPDLVVDQTADDYWNLYQLTFALYSVSDRAIPSAYDGLKPGQRRLLYQMHESKLQPGNKPQKSSKICSAVTGNLHPHGGTSMYGAAALMAAEFQRVKVIDGQGAFPRIQGDIPAADRYTEMRLSAPGAALTAELDSHAVPMVSTFDGEWIEPTVLPAQWPVLLCNGAVGIAEGWATKVPAHNPREIMSACRALLKTPNMTDDRLVKLIPGPDWGCGASVVGTAGLREYLTTGRGQFTVRGTLSVDGKNVLITELPPGVASNTVQERIRALVESGELAGVADMSDLTDRRNGLRIVVTAKRGHSAEQIRDQLLALTPLESTFAASLVALDENRVPRWWSVRELIKAFLSLRDSVVLHRSEYRLEKVTARRHLVAGLMTIHLDIDAAVAVIRASETVDEARQGLQDRFKIDAVQADYVLALQLRRLTKLDVIELRAEAEKLDAEFAELTELVSNPDARRKVIDNELVETAKLFKGPEFDRRTVLDFDATPVTSGGGDDGPRERKLNASWRLDDRGVFSDSHGELLTSGLGWAVWTDGRVKFTAGGGLPYKVRDIPVAPDITGLVRSGVLPDGYHLALVTRRGKVLRIDPTAVNPQGVAGNGVAGVKLAGDDDEVIAALPVSCANGEAILSLAEKSWKVTEVADIPVKGRGGAGVGFHPFVKGESALLAASISATGFVRGKRAVRAENRAKASIKGSGLDVTPAG
- a CDS encoding Putative transcriptional regulator, TetR family translates to MSSPTHRKRANPAGRQRVRPGGRSERVRESVLRACLELLTEGKVELPIAEVAARSGVNRGTIYRWWPTSAALLDDALVFHTRHRTDAPDTGAWESDVRSLIAELTSLAADPVERAIMATVISGRYPSLNDAMMGWFRNDRSQWLAMIERGVGRGEVSADVDPAMVLHMMLAPAVSVSLFEGRALTSQEIDSLVALVCRATAARNTSRSSRNGK
- the limB_9 gene encoding F420-dependent methylene-tetrahydromethanopterin reductase, translating into MPDASEGAALSSDAGLKISMGLPTLFPHGRETELAWYRKIDEGPWYGLVTYERLVYPHSWSVVPQLAAAAAMTERVRLWTDVVALPLRNPVLFAKDLATVDVLSNGRLTLGVGIGAWDEDYLAVDSPLERKRQRMDSAVAAMRSVWAQKPPVEGHFPVGPAPIQNGGIPLVAGVIGPKALARAAQWAVGVTDPAHSLHFDAEALAAQRERVIQAWQAAGRTDRPHFSAPVWFALGPDPEHQLQEHVKDFWEQEVGSIGDDASTYLTAPGAGTFNCGASGLLAAVNGAREAGLDELRLIPSTTDPEEIDRARDVLGI
- a CDS encoding twin-arginine translocation pathway signal, with translation MQVSRRDALRYAATVSALAGLGAASAGTHAPRAEAARPTLIDYAMRQIPAQDIRAAGHSGVINYVSTSRPGSSFGAKPITLPYAKTLAAAGLVIVSNYQYGKPGGTAPSDFTRGYAGGVADAKTGWNLHTAAGGGRTAPIFFSVDDDIDRQTWNDLALPWFRGINSVIGVQRTGIYAGIRPCQWAAADGVIGRSGSAGHVWAWQTRSWSNGQLYPAAVLYQRIIDTASNPGPVVGGIRVDVNDVLAQDCGQWNLHP
- a CDS encoding NLP/P60, which codes for MLVASIGAVNADPADDALAKLNELSAQALQTREAVTAAQRDVDSKLADQKAAEDRHRADLDALATANAQLAPYQAAVDRIAAMDYMSGRNGQAAALLTASSPQQLLDKLSLQRVVGATLADEMKAFHAARERAGSAAQASEKSAADARAATEQAAAVRADLQTKWNDLLRKIAAAEAQYAALTPQQQAVIDNAVPPAAPPPPPPAAPAPPDPAILAMPGQPPVDPAQALAAARVDVPEALPAGVANEAGLQVNTVLAARAISARFPQIADIDGVRPDSKPWHPSGLAIDIMIPNPESAEGIALGDAIRDFMLSNSSRFGLQDVIWRGTYYTPSGPAGSGYGHYDHVHVTTTPRR
- the kynB gene encoding cyclase family protein; the encoded protein is MRRFVDISVPLQAGIASDPPGHLPEIDYYSHADTAAEVVAFFPGAMVDDLPDREGWAIERVRITTHNGTHLDAPYHYASTMDGGAPAITIDQVPLEWCLQPAVKLDFRHIEAGYVVTAADVADELDRIGHQLQPLDIVVVNTAAGARYGQADYVSSGCGMGREATLWLLERGVRLTGTDAWSWDAPFVYTAQRYSRERDPSIIWEGHRAGREIGYCHLEKLHNLESLPDSGFQISCFPVKVHAASAGWTRAVAILDD
- a CDS encoding alpha/beta hydrolase fold protein; translated protein: MNTIASSGGGAPSPTVLDVKGSGVQPPVATRVRRIFWLLERVAPAIGARWATELWCTPPVIESSLRMPPGVPPGQPLEAHWSGHRIVGEAWGDGPPVYLVHGWGGRRHHLGMFVKPLVESGHRVIAFDLPSHNESDAGALAPGRTTAIECAEAVAAMIETHGPARAVVAHSLGANATALAAAWGTTVGRLVFLAPMGEFPIYLDLFAARHGFGRRIRAGLHRRLERRIGMPLEDTNMVRIAGRTDYPPMLLIHDPDDPETPYVTSEKIVAAWPGARLLTTKGLGRLAHFRILRHRPAIRAGVEFIGSAPD